TACTGTTGGAGTGGAACGAATTATATCATTTCTTTAGCCTGAAAACCTAGTGATTACTATTGCTCAATACAGTATATCACTAGGTGAGTCATATTAAATGGGTAAAAATACGAAGGCAAAGAAGCGCGCTGCTTCTTTGGAGGTGTTGGCCTCCAAAAGTTCTCCAATATTGGAGTTTGTATTCGATGAGCCGTTAATTCACGTTGCATGCCATCCTGAGCAGCCAATTGTAGTTTGCGCTATCGCTACAGGCCATGTTTTCTGTTGTAAATACGACGCTAAAGCTTTGAAACGTATCTTGAATAAGAACGAAGCCAAGCTTGCCGCATTGGAAAACAAAGATGATCAGAAACGTAAGAGGTTTTGGAAGTTGATAAAACTGAAGGCGGAAATGGATACTTATGAGCTAGAAGAGGGAGAAGAGACCGCCGCGGTTGAGCTACTATGGAAGACTAGAAGGCACAAGGGGAGTGTCAGAGGGATGAGTTTCAATAACGATGGTTCGAAATTGTATACCATTGGTATCGATAACGTGTTGAAGAAAGCCAATTCACTAACTGGTAAAGTAATGAAGAAGGTCACATTACCCTTGTCTAGTGAGAAAAATCATTACACCAAGTTAGTAACGTCAAAGACTCATCCGTTCTTGTTATTGGGTGATGAACTCGGTAATATCCATGTGCTGAATAATGACACATTACAGCTTCAAAACACAATCAAGAGCATCCATAATGGGGATGCCATCAATgacattttccaatttgtCGGGAAATCTGTATACAAGTTTATTTCCTTGGGGCAGACTACATTAGCGTACTGGGATAGTAGAGAATCGAATGAAAGTGATGCCAGCATCCCAGCTGATGATTTAGATGCTAAGAGAAAAGTGTACGTGAGTGATGATCAAGAAGACGAAATGATCTGCGGCTCTTTCGTAAATCCAGAGGATGGAGACATTCTAGTATGTGGTATGGGTGAAGGTGTCTTAACTGTTTGGAAACCTAAGAAGAATGACTTGGTAGATCAAGTTACTAGAATTCCCATTTGCAAAAATGAGAGCGTGGATTGCGTTATCTCGTCTTTCCAGGATGATAACTGTGTCTACTGTGGTTGCTCCAATGGTAACGTTTACAAAGTTAACGTGAAGCTAGGGAAAGTCATTGAAATCCGAAAACACAGCTCTATCGATGAAGTATCCTTCATCGATCTAGATTACGAGTACAGAGTGTTAAGTGCCGGTATGGACAAGGTCAAATTATGGGATATCGTGGATGAGGACGATGATGAGGAGGgaaaaataaatgaaagTTACTCTAACTCGGAAAGTGACAACGACAATGGTTTTGATTCTGACGCCGATTCCAATTCCGATTCAGAATcagtttcatcatcagatgTAGACTCGGCTTCAGATGACGAAGAGAATTCTAAATCCGAATCTGAAGCGAACGAGAGTGACGTAGAGGAGACCCTAGTAGGCCTTTCCAAGGATGAGTTGTTAGCAGAATTGGAGAAAGATCTTCAATCAAGCGATGAGGACTCGAAGCATTACACCAAGAGAACAAAGAGCACACAACCCAAGAAGCtcaagaaacaaaagaaggaattAAATAACAAGCAACTGAGAAACCTTCAGAAACACGAACACGGTATCAGAAAGTTTGAAGGATTGTAGAATGTGTAAAATATGGTACAACATAGAGACTTGTAATTTATAACATCTAATTTAGAATGCATACGGACAGCAGGTCAAAGACCATAACGTCTCATGTTAAGAAAGCCATATTCCGCTTtcaaagggaaaaaaataagaaaaaaaagaatggttCCTAGCGGGATCGAACCGCTGATCCCCGCGTTATTAGCACGGTGCCTTAACCAACTGGGCCAAGGaaccaatttcttgaaagcAGAAGATAGATAGAAACCCATGTCTGAGTTTGAAAATCACCTGCCCAAGTTTCCACGTGATGCTATTCTGATGGATGGCCTTTTTGATAACATCacagaataaaaaaaggATGCCAGCATAAAACGACATAATCGTGGAAAGCCCATACAATCAGGAGTAAAACTATTAGGGACACGACACTGAAGCCTCTACTGATCCGCATTTGACATCCATACTAAGAAATGAGACCAGTAGTTTCTGTATGTTGATTTACATTTCCAAAGGAAACGCTCTTCAAACGATATACTAACATTATTTTGTTACTCATTGACAAGTCGAACAACAGCCGGGAAAAGCATGGTTTTGCACCGTGCTATCTGCATTCGGTGTGGTAATCCTTTCAGTGATAGGACACCTTTTCAAGACAAACCACGAGTCCTTTGTTGGATCTATCAATGATCCTGAAAACGGTCCTGCGTATGTTGATTACCTTCCAATGGAAGCCATGCATATATGGACAACTGCTGGATAGATATAAAAATCTGCAACAATTCTATCTTTCCATGCTAGACCATCTAACTTACACAATTTTACTAACTGAATTTTTCTGATAATCGATATAGCGTCGCACATACTATATTCCTGGCAGTAGGCGTTTATGCTGTGTTTTTTGTGTTCTGCGGTTCCCAAGTGTACCTTTCACAAAGAAAACCATCAGTGGAACTACGTTGATCGACCCACGAATCTGAATCTAATctacaaaagaaaactaaCCCTGTGTACATCATCCCACTTGATGACCTAGCGGTGCCTCATTGCGCATGTACATCCATATATAAAAATATATCGATATGCTCTATCctaaagaaaaaagtagGAGACCATACCCATAATAGATAACAAGATATAATGTATCGTTGAACTTGAAGTTAATACATAATTTACCTGCAATACACGATCCAGGGTGCACTGCCAGTTCCGGTGGGGTGCCATAGAAAttcgaatttttcagaGTCCTTCGGTGCCGTtgaaaactaaaaaaaaaatataaagcTGTATTGACAAATCTTCCCATTTTAGTTTAAATGCTTGAAGGAAAGTTTCATCGGTTCGAGTTCGAACGAGTGCACCACTAGAAAGACACAAGAGTGTCAAACTCCATATAGATATGTACAAGTCTCGTGGTGCGGCTAGGGACCCAGAATTGaattctttcctttctAGGGTAGAACAATTGGATTCGGAGAGGATTAAGAAGAAACCTTCTGTTAAACCGAAAccaaagaatttgaaatataacGATGATGATTATGAAAAAGCGGAAGATTTGTTGAGGGGTTCATACAAGAGTAATTCACAGTACGATACAGAGACAGATAGGCCAGTATCTAGTCTAGCTTATAAGTCGGCATACAACTACGATAAGACTTTttcaccaaagaagaatggtGATTCAAGCGTTTCGGCTCGTGACCGAGATGACAACAATGGTCATTATGAAAATTTGGGAAACGGTACTCGTAGGATCTCAAAGTTCGACGATGTTTATAGGGACAGAGAGCACTCACAGGGTGAGTTTGTGGTGTCAAAAGAGGACTATGAGATGCTGATGAGTATGAAAGGCGGTCAATCTGTCTCGAGACCTGATAATTTTCCTTCGAGAGGTTCTGCCCGTAATTTGTCtggaaatgaagaagatttcgaTGTCAGGGTCCAAAAAAATTCCGGAAAAAACCCGAAACCAAAACCgaaaccaaaaccaaacCCTAAAGTGATTAACGGAACTCTGAATGAGCCTGAACGTCCTGGACGTTACCGCGGCTATGATCGTCACTCGGACGTGGACATCAGCGACGATGATGGCACTGAATTCAATGGTAACAAACCGTTGTCAGTGAGAATTGGAGGTGACTCcgataaaaagaaaaagaagagtgCAAAGAATGGGAAGGTCAAAAAATCgtttgaagatgaatcCGATGACGAGATCGATTTAAACGAATCCGGACCTGTCTTCTCTTCCAGGAATTTCAAGGATCACGATGATATCGCCGAAACGGTTGCTGCACAAAGAAAGGCGAAAAAGGCAGTTCCGCCTccaccaaagaaaagaaattctaGCAAGGACTCTAGCAAGGACTCTAGCAAGGCTTCTACCGCCAAGTACAACATCATCGACACTGATCCAGTGGACGAATTCTCCGAggttttccaaaaaattAGATTGTCTCAGGGTACCACCGACGAAGAGTCCAAATGCAACGGTAAAAAGAACGGTAAAGTTGCACCAAAGAAACCTGCAAAAAAATCTGAACTTAGAAACCCTAAAGTGAGATCATCAAGACCTTCGTTACCATCTGATGACGATGCTTACAACAGcaatgatgatgacgatgacgaaTATGACGAACAAAACGAATTTTTCGCTGTAAGAAAATCGCTACGTAAGACCCACACAGCACCATCTCGTCGTGATATCACTCCAGAAGCAGTTAAAGCCAAGTCTAAACTGAACAAACCTCCTTCTTCTATCAGTTCTGTAGAAGAAATACCTGAAGCGATGGCAAAGAGGCAAGCTCTTTTGAGATCCTCAACGGAATCggaaattgaaaagaaatcctcttcatcattaAAGAGCCTACAAAAGCATGGCTCAAAGTTCCAAAAGCAACTGATTAAAACAATCAACAGTAGTCAGGCCTCTCTATCGGCATTGGCGTCGTCAACTGCATCATCTGCAAACTCATCATCTGACGCATTGAATGCgaagacaaagaaaatgctaACAAAGGTACGTTCTAAGGGTCCAAAACGTAAGCTCCCAACAGACGTCACTAAATTGTAAATACCTCCTTATTCATATTAACTCGAACCACAAACTAGTTGCACAATCCGGCAAAAACGCATTCGTCAACTGCTAATGTGCGTTCATTGATCTTGTAAAGTTACCCTTCTAAATACGTATGCCTTTAATTCCTAATTACTTATTCCATTTTCCGACCttaaagctttttttttatccaaaacaaaacaatcaattatttcaaattataTTCAATATATGCTTCTTGAGCAGTTGATATGGAATTTTGATTGCCGAAGTTCCCATTCATATTTCGTCCAAACAGTCTTTCACTGGTCAGAACACACGCAGCTATTACTGTGGTGTTGTGTGTGAGAAAAGTGATTACTGGTAGCTTAAGAGTtttgttttcgttttcATCTCAGTTCATTTAGGGAAGGAGGTCAAGTTAATTCTGTTATACGGCCTCTTCTTTCCTTTGCTATTTGTGTTGCCAGTGCGAAGTTAGAGCGTAAGATTTTAAAGCTTCTATTCTAGCGTTTAGCATTCTTTCTGTCGAAACCGTTATTTGTGTTTACCTATTGAGTGCTCAAGAAACTGAGAAAGAGAGATATCAGAGTTTACTATTTGATCTTTACGCCCTGACATTTAGGGTTTTAGTTTCCTTTCCATTATACTTACAGATTTTACCAATCCGAATACACAATCTATTTAAGCAAAATATGACAGACGGGCTTTTAGTTACTGGTGACCTGGTTCTTTGCACC
The genomic region above belongs to Kluyveromyces lactis strain NRRL Y-1140 chromosome B complete sequence and contains:
- the JIP5 gene encoding Jip5p (similar to uniprot|Q06214 Saccharomyces cerevisiae YPR169W JIP5 Nucleolar protein of unknown function exhibits a physical interaction with Bre1p), with the protein product MGKNTKAKKRAASLEVLASKSSPILEFVFDEPLIHVACHPEQPIVVCAIATGHVFCCKYDAKALKRILNKNEAKLAALENKDDQKRKRFWKLIKLKAEMDTYELEEGEETAAVELLWKTRRHKGSVRGMSFNNDGSKLYTIGIDNVLKKANSLTGKVMKKVTLPLSSEKNHYTKLVTSKTHPFLLLGDELGNIHVLNNDTLQLQNTIKSIHNGDAINDIFQFVGKSVYKFISLGQTTLAYWDSRESNESDASIPADDLDAKRKVYVSDDQEDEMICGSFVNPEDGDILVCGMGEGVLTVWKPKKNDLVDQVTRIPICKNESVDCVISSFQDDNCVYCGCSNGNVYKVNVKLGKVIEIRKHSSIDEVSFIDLDYEYRVLSAGMDKVKLWDIVDEDDDEEGKINESYSNSESDNDNGFDSDADSNSDSESVSSSDVDSASDDEENSKSESEANESDVEETLVGLSKDELLAELEKDLQSSDEDSKHYTKRTKSTQPKKLKKQKKELNNKQLRNLQKHEHGIRKFEGL
- the BSP1 gene encoding Bsp1p (some similarities with uniprot|Q06604 Saccharomyces cerevisiae YPR171W BSP1 Adapter that links synaptojanins Inp2p and Inp53p to the cortical actin cytoskeleton); its protein translation is MYKSRGAARDPELNSFLSRVEQLDSERIKKKPSVKPKPKNLKYNDDDYEKAEDLLRGSYKSNSQYDTETDRPVSSLAYKSAYNYDKTFSPKKNGDSSVSARDRDDNNGHYENLGNGTRRISKFDDVYRDREHSQGEFVVSKEDYEMLMSMKGGQSVSRPDNFPSRGSARNLSGNEEDFDVRVQKNSGKNPKPKPKPKPNPKVINGTLNEPERPGRYRGYDRHSDVDISDDDGTEFNGNKPLSVRIGGDSDKKKKKSAKNGKVKKSFEDESDDEIDLNESGPVFSSRNFKDHDDIAETVAAQRKAKKAVPPPPKKRNSSKDSSKDSSKASTAKYNIIDTDPVDEFSEVFQKIRLSQGTTDEESKCNGKKNGKVAPKKPAKKSELRNPKVRSSRPSLPSDDDAYNSNDDDDDEYDEQNEFFAVRKSLRKTHTAPSRRDITPEAVKAKSKLNKPPSSISSVEEIPEAMAKRQALLRSSTESEIEKKSSSSLKSLQKHGSKFQKQLIKTINSSQASLSALASSTASSANSSSDALNAKTKKMLTKVRSKGPKRKLPTDVTKL
- a CDS encoding uncharacterized protein (highly similar to uniprot|P0C5R9 Saccharomyces cerevisiae YPR170W-B), which produces MRPVVSPGKAWFCTVLSAFGVVILSVIGHLFKTNHESFVGSINDPENGPAVAHTIFLAVGVYAVFFVFCGSQVYLSQRKPSVELR